A stretch of the Theileria equi strain WA chromosome 1, complete sequence genome encodes the following:
- a CDS encoding hypothetical protein (encoded by transcript BEWA_025230A): protein MSDSNLTNVEKEFLAFDWAGSQEWQQYLLNLYPTPPLSKIPKFKRNWYRRNIDSTLSESSTVGDPITASASTPPTQPTTPGFTPRYQEKTPRSTSQLLREFPHRLELFSRIGYLASLVVLALSVFRPKMSGLLVQNLRTCSRSLFYTFLVLGTLRERGFPKLNMQWLSSLVYEDNVHYILYASAFTKLPQSLGRVMPQLITCVIGINKLFKNHPSIFPRIVARSPLVKSAFAKFDANLYQICQIRGNLECSMIIYLVLGVFSTPSGIFALFIYSNFIRFKYEQWLMSKDPYIKSTLNYVHAKIGVLLSNPNVPSILSDVYYKV from the exons ATGAGTGATTCTAATTTGACCAACGTTGAGAAGGAATTTTTAG CTTTTGACTGGGCTGGATCTCAAGAATGGCAGCAGTACCTATTGAACCTCTATCCTACGCCTCCCCTCTCCAAGATTCCAAAGTTCAAGAGGAATTGGTACCGGAGGAACATT GATTCCACCCTGAGTGAAAGTTCGACAGTTGGAGATCCAATCACAGCTTCTGCCTCTACTCCGCCTACGCAACCGACGACTCCAG GATTCACCCCAAGGTATCAGGAAAAAACGCCTCGTTCCACATCACAACTCCTACGTGAGTTCCCACACAGGCTGGAGCTATTCTCGAGAATCGGCTATTTGGCTTCCCTTGTAGTATTGGCCCTATCTGTTTTTAGGCCAAAGATGTCTGGGCTGCTTGTTCAG AATCTACGCACATGTTCAAGGAGCCTgttttacacatttttggtCCTTGGTACGCTAAGAGAGAGAGGGTTCCCTAAACTGAATATGCAATGGCTCTCGTCACTCGTGTACGAGGATAATGTTCACTACATTCTCTATGCTTCTGCATTTACAAAGCTTCCTCAAAGTCTTGGCAGAGTAATGCCACAACTTATTACATGCGTCATTGGAATAAACAAGTTGTTCAAGAATCATCCTAGCATTTTCCCAAGAATTGTTGCGAG ATCACCACTTGTTAAATCCGCATTTGCAAAGTTTGACGCCAATTTGTACCAAATTTGTCAAATAAGGGGGAACCTTGAATGTTCAATGATAATATATCTCGTTTTGGGAGTATTCTCCACCCCTAGTGGCATATTCGCTCTGTTTATTTACTCCAACTTTATCAGATTCAAGTATGAACAATG GCTCATGTCAAAGGATCCGTACATCAAGAGTACATTGAACTATGTTCACG CGAAAATTGGCGTATTGCTGAGTAATCCAAATGTACCATCTATATTATCGGACGTATACTACAAGGTATAG
- a CDS encoding small nuclear ribonucleoprotein G, putative (encoded by transcript BEWA_025240A): MAGGGKAGSADLRRFMEKRLDVHLNGSRHVVGVLRGYDTFMNIVLDNALEVVGDDQIDLGIVVLRGNSIIYWECLDKVHTR; encoded by the exons ATGGCAGGAGGCGGCAAGGCTGGTTCGGCTGATTTGCGTCGATTCATGGAAAAGAGGCTAGATG TTCACTTGAATGGTTCTCGCCATGTCGTCGGAGTTTTGCGTGGTTACGACACTTTTATGAACATTGTTCTTGACAACGCCTTGGAGGTTGTTGGCGACGACCAGATCGACTTGGGCATTGTTGTTCTTCGTGGAAATTCCATTATATACTGGGAATGTTTGGATAAGGTTCATACTAGATAA